The Fusobacterium periodonticum 1_1_41FAA genomic sequence ACTCCTAAGATTTTAGCTGCATTAGAAGGAAATAATGAAAGCTATGCTAAAGATATCATAGGTTTAAAACAATACCTAATTAAGAAATCTCAATGGGTAGTTGGTGGAGATGGATGGGCTTATGATATAGGTTATGGAGGACTTGACCATGTTCTTGCTTCTAAAGAAGATATAAATGTTATAGTTATGGATACAGAAGTTTATTCAAATACTGGTGGACAATCATCTAAGGCAACACCAACTGCAGCTGTTGCAAAGTTTGCTGCTGCTGGTAAACCTTTAAAGAAAAAAGATTTAGCTGCTATCTGTATGAGCTATGGTCATATCTATGTTGCTCAAGTTTCTATGGGAGCTAACCAACAGCAATTCTTAAAAGCTATACAAGAAGCTGAAAGTTATAATGGACCTTCAATAATTATTGCTTACTCTCCTTGTATCAACCATGGAATTAAAAAAGGTATGTCAAAATCTCAAACTGAAATGAAATTGGCAACTGAATGTGGATACTGGCCTATATTCAGATATAATCCTCTACTTGAAAGTCAAGGAAAAAATCCACTTCAATTGGATTGTAAAGAACCTAAATGGGAATTATATCAAGATTACCTAATGGGTGAAACAAGATATATGACATTAAAGAAAACAAATCCTGATGAAGCTAATGAATTATTCGAAAAGAATATGTGGGATGCTCAAAGAAGATGGAGACAATATAAGAGACTTGCTAGTTTGGATTTCTCTGATGAAAAAAGATAATAGTTACTTCTTAACATAAAAAATGGAGCTATGTTACAATTGGTGACATAGCTCCTATTTTATTCTTCTTATTATCTACTCCATCTATCAATTTTTGATAAGAATTGTGGATATGCTAAATAAAGTGCTTTAGCATTTACATTGTTTAATTCCATTTTTGTTTTAGGTATTTTTCTACTCATTTGAGCAAGATATAATACTCTATCTGAAACTTCTACTTGTAACCAAACATCTTCATTAAAGAAATTATCTCTTTTTACAAAAGTTGCTAATAATTTTCTTAATTTTCTAACATCTTTATCATTTAAGTCTGATTTTTCAGATAAAGCAACTATTTGAGACCATTCATCTTTATCAGCAACAACTTCTTTTATATATTTAGAAGGATTATCTAATTGAGTTGAATTTGATTCTTTTACCATAAAATCTACTAATCCTTTAGGATCTTTTATATTAGTTTCTTCTAATATAAATTTTCTTGGAGTTCTATTAACAAAAGATGTTAATATTTTTGCAAAACGATCAAATTCATCATCTGTTATTTCATTAGCAGGAGTTTTTCCTAAATAATCTAAGAAATAAAATTCTTTTTCTGACATTTTTCCTTGTTTTCTTAAACTAACTAAAGGATTATCCTCTCCATACCAATCTGGGTTTGTAGCTTCATTTGCCATTACATTTGGCATAACTGTCTCCCAATTATGTGCTGCTTCTTTATCCAAAGAATACTTTTGGATTAAATCTTTTTTGTTTGTAGTTGAGCTACAAGATACTAAAGTAAAAATCATTGCTAAAAGAAATAGTATTTTTTTCATCTTTCCTCCTTATTATCTACCACAACATTTATTATATGGTTTACCGCTTCCACATGGACATGAGTCTTCAGAATCTATTTTTTTTACATCTTCTTCAAACTCTTCTACACTTTGTCTTTCTTCTTCAGTTTTTACAGCAACTTTAAATAAGAAAGATGTAGTTTGTTCTTTAATATTACTAATCATTTCTTCAAATATTTGGCTTGATATTATTTTATATTCAGTTACTGGGTCTCTTTGACCATAAGCTCTTAAATAAATACTTTCTCTTAATCCATCAAGAGCTTTTAAGTGTTCTCTCCACTTATTATCAACAACTTCAAATAAAATATATTTTTCAAGATTTCTTAAAAGACCAGAACCAATTTCTTCTTCTTTTTTATTGTATTGAGAAACTAAAGCATTGTATATTCTTTCAATATAACCTTCTTTAGTATCCTTCAAGTAAGCCTTTTCATCTTCCTCTTCATATACATAGAAATCTTCTAAATACTCATTTAATCCATCTATATCCCAATCTTCTTTATGTTCAGCAGCAAACTTTTCATAAACTTTAGCTGTAATAGTATCTTTAAGCATTCCTAATATCTTATCTTTTAAGTTATCTGTGCCCAAAGCTTCATTTCTATTTTCATAAATAGCTTTTCTTTGAAGGTTCATAACATCATCAAATTCAAGTAAACTTTTTCTTATACCAAAGTTTCTAGCTTCTATTTTCTTTTGAGCTTTTTCTATAGCTGAGTTTATCATTCCATGAGTTATAGGTTCATCTTCAGGTAATTTTAATCTTTCCATCCATACACTAACTCTTTCTGAACCAAACAGTCTCATTAAATCATCTTCAAGTGATAAATAAAATTCTGATTCTCCAGGGTCTCCTTGTCTTCCAGATCTTCCTCTTAATTGGTTATCAATTCTTCTAGATTCATGTCTTTCAGTACCAAGTATAAATAATCCACCTAAAGCTAAAACTTGTTCTTTTTCTATTTTACATTGTTCTTGATATTTTGCCAATACTTCAGGGAATCTTTCATCATCTCTTGACCCTACTTCATCAAGAGCCATGAATTCAGGGTTTCCTCCTAGCATAATATCTGTTCCTCTTCCTGCCATGTTAGTAGCTATTGTTACTGCTTTATATCTTCCTGCTTGAGCAACTATTTCAGCTTCTTGAGCGTGGAATTTAGCATTCAATACATTATGTGGAACTCCTCTTTTCTTTAATAATTCAGATAATTCTTCTGAACTCTTTATTGAAATTGTTCCGACAAGAACAGGTTGTCCTTTTTCATATAGACCTTCGATTCTGTCTATAATTGATTTTATTTTTCCATTCTTAGTTTTATATACTAAGTCAGCATTATCTCTTCTTATAACTGGTAAGTTAGTTGGTATAACTATTACTTCTAGTCCATAAGTATGCATAAACTCTGTCGCTTCTGTTTCAGCTGTACCAGTCATTCCTGATAACTTTTTATACATTCTGAAATAGTTTTGAAGAGTTATTGTTGCAAGAGTTTGGTTTTCAGCAGCAATATTAACTCCTTCTTTGGCTTCTATAGCTTGGTGAAGACCGTCTGAGTATCTTCTTCCTTCCATAGCTCTTCCTGTAAATTCATCTATTATTACTACTTCTCCATTTTCTCTAACTAAATAATCTCTATCTCTTTTAAATAATTCTTTAGCCTTTAATGCTTGGTTCAAGAAATGTGTTAATTCAACATGTTCAGGTGAATAAAGGTTATCTATTTTTAATATCTTTTCAACTCTTTTTACACCTTTTTCTGTTAATACTACTGTTCTTGATTTTTCATCAACTTCATAATCTCCCCATTTTTCATTAGGGATATTCATAGCCTTTTTCTCTTTAATGTTTTTAATTTTTTCTGTTTCATAACTTCTAGTTAACATAGATACAACTTGGAATGAAACTTGATACCATTTAATTTTATCTTCTGCTGCACCAGATATTATTAGTGGTGTTCTAGCTTCGTCAATAAGTATTGAGTCAACTTCGTCCACTATACAGAAGTTTAGTTCTCTCTGAACTTTATTCTTCATATCTGATACCATATTATCTCTTAAATAGTCAAATCCAAATTCTGAATTTGTTCCATAAGTTATATCTGATTCATATGATCTTTTTCTTTGTTCTGTTGGAAGTCCATTTAAGATAACCCCAGAACTCAATCCTAAAAATCCATATAATCTTGACATTTGGTCTCTATCTCTCTTCGCCAAATAGTCATTTACTGTTATTACGTGAACACCTTTTCCTGCAAGGGCATTTAAGTAAACTGGACAAGTTGCAACTAGAGTCTTACCTTCCCCTGTTTTCATTTCTGTAATCTTCCCTTGATGTAAAACTATACCACCAATTAATTGAACATCATAATGTCTTAGACCTAAAACTCTTTTAGATGCTTCTCTAACTGTTGCGAATGCTTCAATTAAAATATCATCTAAAGTTTCTCCGTTTTCTAATCTTTCTTTAAAGATGTCTGTTTTTTCTCTTAACTCTTCATCAGAAAGTTCTTCATATTCAGGTTCTAATGCATTGATCTGATCAACAATTTTTGTTAAAGCCTTTACTTCTCTGTCATTTTTTGTTCCAAAAATCTTTTTAAGTAAACCACCTATCATTTCTTTTTCTTCCTCACTTTTTTTAATATCATTTTATACTCTAACATAATTTACTATCTTAGTCAAATTTATCTTTTAATTCAATAAACTCTTCTTCAGTTAGTATTTTTATAGTTGGAATTTCTTGTGCTTTCTTTAACTTACTTCCAGCTTTTTCTCCAACTATTAAATAATCTAAATTCTTGCTTACTGAACTTAAATTCTTTCCACCTAATTTTTCAATTTCTTCCTTTATTTGCTCTCTTGTGAAGTGCTTCAATGTACCTGTAAACAAGAAATTTTTTCCTGCAAAATTAGGATTTAAATTTTCTACTTTTATTTCACTTTCTGCTATTTCAAATTTCAACCCTTTTTCTTTTAAAGCAGCTACAAGTTTTTGAGTTTTTTCCTTCTTAAAGAAAACTATAATTTCATTGGCTGCTATTTCACCAATTCCTTCTATTGATGTCAATTCTTCAAAAGTCATAGACATTAACTTATCAATATTTTTTGATGCCTTAGCTAAAACTTTAGAAGCAACCTTTCCTATAAATGGTATTCCTAAAGCATAGATAACTTTATCATATTCTCTATTCTTACTTTCTTCTATTGAATTAAGTAAGTTTTCTATACTTCTTTTTCCCATCTTATCAATATTTTCTAGCTCTTCTCTGTGATTTTTTAAGTCATAGATATCTACAACAGTTTTTATATAGCCCAAATCTATAAATTTTTCAACTATCTTTGAACCTAGTCCCATGATGTTTAAAGCATCTCTTGAAACAAAATATTCTATTTCTCCTTGAATTTTAGCAGGACATTCTTCGTTTACACATTTTATATCAACAAGTCCTTCTTCTCTTTCAAGTTTATGATTACATACAGGGCAGTTGATTGGTTCTTCTATAGTCTTTTCATTCCCTGTTCTTTCTTCTTTTATAGCCTTTACAACCTGAGGTATAATCTCAGCAGCTTTTTCTATAAAAACTCTGTCACCTATTCTTATGTCTTTTCTTTGAATTTCACTAATATTATGTAAGCTTGCTCTTTTAACCTTACTTCCTGATAGTTCAACTTCTTCTAGTTCAGCAACAGGTGTTAATTTACCTGTTCTTCCAACTTGCCAAGTTACATCATTTAAAACAGTAGATACTTGATGTGCAGGAAATTTATATGCTATTGCCCATCTTGGAGTTTTACTTGTATAACCTATTTCATCCCAAAGATTTATTTCATCAACTTTTATAACAAGTCCATCTGTTTCATAAGGTAGATTTTCTCTTTCCTTTTCCCAATAATCTATTCTTTTCTCTATATCTTTTGAGTTTTCTAAAAGTTCAAAAATTCCTGTTGTTTTAATTCCCATAGATTCTAAGAATTTCATACTTTCACTGTGAGATTTTAAACCTAATTTATCTGCTTCAACTAAGAAATAGAAATATGCATCTAAGGCTCTTTCTTTAACTATCTCAGGATCTAACTGTCTTAAAGTTCCACTTGCTGCATTTCTAGGATTAGCAAAAAGTTCTTCTCCCTTTTCTAATCTTTCTTTATTCAGCTTTTCAAAACTTGCTAATGGTAAAACAATTTCTCCTCTGATTTCAATGTCTATAGCTTGTGGTAAAGTCTTTACAACACTTGCTATCTGCAAGATATTCTCTGTTACATCTTCACCAATAAAGCCATCTCCACGAGTTACAGCTCTAACAAGTTTTCCTTGTATGTAAGTTAGACTGATAGATAAGCCATCAAGTTTAACCTCTAAACAATATTTTAATTCTTGCTCCTTGGAAATTCTCTTTTTTATTCTTTCAATAAAATCCACAACCTCTCCAATATTATAGCTGTTAGCCAAACTTAACATTGGGTGTTCGTGTTCAACTTTTTTAAATTTATTTTCTTTTAAGCTTGCTCCTACACTTTCTGTTGGAGATGAAGCCTCTTTGTATTCTGGATATTTTTCTTCTAAACTTTCTAATTCTTTTAATAAAATATCAAATTCATAATCTGAGATAAGACTTTCATTATCATTGTAATAAGAGTCTCTATACTTATCTAAGTCCTCTTTTAATTTAACAATTCTTTCTAAATCTTTTAATTCTTGTGATGAGTATAGTGTCAAGCCTGCGTTGCTATTCTTTAATTCTTCTATTCTTTCTTTTATTTTCATATCTTCCCCTAAACAAAAAATATTTTTATTTACAGTAAATATTATACCACAAACTTTTTAAAAAATTACTTTATTTCTCCACCACCTACAACAAAATTATCATAGAAAAATACTACATGTTGACCCTTAGCATTATGGGCATTTTCTTCGTTGTATTTAAAATAAATTTTATCATTATTTTTAATCAATTTACCATAAAAACCTGTGCTTGAAAATCTAGGTCTTGCAAGTAAGTTTAAATCTTCTAATTTTTCAAATTTAACTGCAAACTTGTAATTTGTTAATTCTATTTCATCAGTAAAAAGTTCTGAAAATTCACCTAAAACTATTTCATTAGTTTTAGCTCTTATCTCTGTTATGAAAACTATTTTAGATAAATTTATTCCCAATCCTCTTCTTTGTCCTATGGTATATAGCTGATAGCCCTCATGTTGTCCTAAAATTTTTCCTTCTTTATCGATATAATTTCCTTTGACTATTTCATCTTTTAAGTTTTCTTTTAAAAATTCTTTATAGCCTTCTTTAGCAAAACAGACACCTTGACTGTCTTTTTTATCATGAACTTCTAAACCAATTTTTAAGGCTATTTCTCTGATTTCTTGTTTAGAATAAGGTTTCAAAGGAAAAATCAATCTTTCTAATTTTTCAGGGGCTAATCTATATAATATATAGGATTGGTCTTTTATTATAGAATGTACAGATTTTAACAAGTATTTAGAAAAAGTTTCTGAATATTCAACAGAAGTATAGTGACCTGTTGCTACATAGTCCGCCTTATACTTATCGGCTATCTCAAATAGAATTTTAAATTTTATCTCATCATCACATATAACACAAGGAGATGGAGTCTTCCCTGACTTATAGCCGTCTAAAAAATATTTAATAACTATGTTTTCAAAATCTTTTCTGATATTTACAACTTCATGTATTATCCCTAATCTATCACAGACTTTTTTTGCATCTTCAATATCTTTTGAATTTTCTTCTAAATGTTGATTTAAAGTTACTCCTATAACTTCATAGCCCTGCTCTTTTAAAAGATAAGCTGAAACAGAGGAATCAACCCCTCCACTCATACCAATTACAACTTTTTTCATTAATAATAATCCTTTTCTATTGTTATTTCTCCAACACTAAATAATTTAATTTCACCATTCATTTCTATTTCTAATCTTCCATCTTCAGCAATATTTTTAGCTGTCCCTTCAAATATTTGTTCTCCAATATGCACTCTTATTTTTTTATCTTTTAAGAAGTTATTTCTATTGATTTCTTCTACAATTTCTTGCCATTTACCGGACATAAATTTTTCATAATATAGAGAAAATTCTTCTACAACTTTCAAAATCAATTTATCAATATCATAGTCACTTTCCAATGAAATAGCAATATTCTTAATATCTTCTGGTATCTTATTTGCTACATTTATTCCTATACCAACTACAAAATCATCTTTTACTCTTTCTATTAAAATCCCACATAATTTTTTAGAATTGAAAAAGACATCATTTGTCCATTTAAAAGAATAAGCTCCATCTTTTATTTTTTTCAAAGCATTTAAAGTTGATATTCCTGCTATAAAAGGTAATTTTGTTGCTTCAACCATAGACAGACTTCTTTCAGGTCTTAGTAAAAAACTAAAAAGAGCCATACCCTCAGGTGATAACCAAGAGTTCCCTCTTCTTCCTCTACCTGCTGTTTGGACTTTAGCTGAAACTATATCATAATTTTCAAAAGATGATATATTTTCTTTCATATAGTTATTAGTGGAATCTATTTCATTAAATTTTAGAAATTTCATATGAATTCTCCTAGTTTTTGGATTTTAAAATATATATTTAAGCTTAATTATTATAGCATATTTTAGATTTTATATATAAGTACAATAATTCTATTTCTAAAAAATAAAGTTTTAAATTTTTTCGTGTGAAGAATCGTGTGAAGTTTTAAAAAGCTTTATAATTTATATATTGAAAAATAAAGAAAAGATTAGAAAAAAAGGTTGTATAATAAATGGTGTTGATAGAAAATTTCTATGAGACTGTGATGTTTTTTCTGTAAATTCTATTCTTCTATGATTAGAATTATTTAATTAATTTTTAATAATATTAATATAATATTTTTAATATGTCAAGATGAAGATATTCAAAAATGAGTACCTTCTTCTTTTTAAGCTTCAAATCTTCCTTCAAACATTATACTAAATTCTCTATATACTTTTCCCAATTTCTTAATGGTTGTGTCCATTTTTTAGTTGTTTCAAGTGTTGATAAATAGAGTGCCTTTAGTAGCGCTTTATCACTTGGAT encodes the following:
- the secA gene encoding preprotein translocase subunit SecA, translated to MIGGLLKKIFGTKNDREVKALTKIVDQINALEPEYEELSDEELREKTDIFKERLENGETLDDILIEAFATVREASKRVLGLRHYDVQLIGGIVLHQGKITEMKTGEGKTLVATCPVYLNALAGKGVHVITVNDYLAKRDRDQMSRLYGFLGLSSGVILNGLPTEQRKRSYESDITYGTNSEFGFDYLRDNMVSDMKNKVQRELNFCIVDEVDSILIDEARTPLIISGAAEDKIKWYQVSFQVVSMLTRSYETEKIKNIKEKKAMNIPNEKWGDYEVDEKSRTVVLTEKGVKRVEKILKIDNLYSPEHVELTHFLNQALKAKELFKRDRDYLVRENGEVVIIDEFTGRAMEGRRYSDGLHQAIEAKEGVNIAAENQTLATITLQNYFRMYKKLSGMTGTAETEATEFMHTYGLEVIVIPTNLPVIRRDNADLVYKTKNGKIKSIIDRIEGLYEKGQPVLVGTISIKSSEELSELLKKRGVPHNVLNAKFHAQEAEIVAQAGRYKAVTIATNMAGRGTDIMLGGNPEFMALDEVGSRDDERFPEVLAKYQEQCKIEKEQVLALGGLFILGTERHESRRIDNQLRGRSGRQGDPGESEFYLSLEDDLMRLFGSERVSVWMERLKLPEDEPITHGMINSAIEKAQKKIEARNFGIRKSLLEFDDVMNLQRKAIYENRNEALGTDNLKDKILGMLKDTITAKVYEKFAAEHKEDWDIDGLNEYLEDFYVYEEEDEKAYLKDTKEGYIERIYNALVSQYNKKEEEIGSGLLRNLEKYILFEVVDNKWREHLKALDGLRESIYLRAYGQRDPVTEYKIISSQIFEEMISNIKEQTTSFLFKVAVKTEEERQSVEEFEEDVKKIDSEDSCPCGSGKPYNKCCGR
- the ligA gene encoding NAD-dependent DNA ligase LigA codes for the protein MKIKERIEELKNSNAGLTLYSSQELKDLERIVKLKEDLDKYRDSYYNDNESLISDYEFDILLKELESLEEKYPEYKEASSPTESVGASLKENKFKKVEHEHPMLSLANSYNIGEVVDFIERIKKRISKEQELKYCLEVKLDGLSISLTYIQGKLVRAVTRGDGFIGEDVTENILQIASVVKTLPQAIDIEIRGEIVLPLASFEKLNKERLEKGEELFANPRNAASGTLRQLDPEIVKERALDAYFYFLVEADKLGLKSHSESMKFLESMGIKTTGIFELLENSKDIEKRIDYWEKERENLPYETDGLVIKVDEINLWDEIGYTSKTPRWAIAYKFPAHQVSTVLNDVTWQVGRTGKLTPVAELEEVELSGSKVKRASLHNISEIQRKDIRIGDRVFIEKAAEIIPQVVKAIKEERTGNEKTIEEPINCPVCNHKLEREEGLVDIKCVNEECPAKIQGEIEYFVSRDALNIMGLGSKIVEKFIDLGYIKTVVDIYDLKNHREELENIDKMGKRSIENLLNSIEESKNREYDKVIYALGIPFIGKVASKVLAKASKNIDKLMSMTFEELTSIEGIGEIAANEIIVFFKKEKTQKLVAALKEKGLKFEIAESEIKVENLNPNFAGKNFLFTGTLKHFTREQIKEEIEKLGGKNLSSVSKNLDYLIVGEKAGSKLKKAQEIPTIKILTEEEFIELKDKFD
- the mnmA gene encoding tRNA 2-thiouridine(34) synthase MnmA; its protein translation is MKKVVIGMSGGVDSSVSAYLLKEQGYEVIGVTLNQHLEENSKDIEDAKKVCDRLGIIHEVVNIRKDFENIVIKYFLDGYKSGKTPSPCVICDDEIKFKILFEIADKYKADYVATGHYTSVEYSETFSKYLLKSVHSIIKDQSYILYRLAPEKLERLIFPLKPYSKQEIREIALKIGLEVHDKKDSQGVCFAKEGYKEFLKENLKDEIVKGNYIDKEGKILGQHEGYQLYTIGQRRGLGINLSKIVFITEIRAKTNEIVLGEFSELFTDEIELTNYKFAVKFEKLEDLNLLARPRFSSTGFYGKLIKNNDKIYFKYNEENAHNAKGQHVVFFYDNFVVGGGEIK
- a CDS encoding biotin--[acetyl-CoA-carboxylase] ligase, with protein sequence MKFLKFNEIDSTNNYMKENISSFENYDIVSAKVQTAGRGRRGNSWLSPEGMALFSFLLRPERSLSMVEATKLPFIAGISTLNALKKIKDGAYSFKWTNDVFFNSKKLCGILIERVKDDFVVGIGINVANKIPEDIKNIAISLESDYDIDKLILKVVEEFSLYYEKFMSGKWQEIVEEINRNNFLKDKKIRVHIGEQIFEGTAKNIAEDGRLEIEMNGEIKLFSVGEITIEKDYY